The DNA window taagtcggtatattaaaataatcggattttattttaatggtatTTAAGTGGAAGTAATATTTTTACATTAAGTGTAGAAATTAAATTGGACTTATATTATGGTATCTTTAAGTATTATACCACCTCCAGCGGTGGTTCTTCACATGGGTTTGCCAACATGGCAAACATTTGAAGATAACTTTTTCTTGGCATCATAACTCCACCTGGCCATCACATTACAATTATACAACggttcttttaatattttaagattttaatattaaaagtagTCGTTGTTAACGGttagttactttttttttttaagttatttttttgttataaatatagttttgtgaaaaaaattaacCAACACAAATTTTATCAacacttttattttctcttcaatttcaaatttatctctcacaattttatcattttaactcaaattttcattttctttactTCAAATTACAATTGTTTAGGTCAAATGGATCCTAATCATTTACATTATCAACAAGCTATGTTCAATTTcatgcaaaattatcaaaatcctaatcctcaaaattctcaaattccACCGATGCCACCATTTTCTACTCAAGTTCTACCATTTTCTACTCAAGTTAGCATGGAAATGACAGTTTTGTCGAGGTGATCATGGTAAGCCCACAATCATGCTTGAAGCAGTGGCATCACAAGACTTATGGATTTGGCATGCGTTTTTTGGTATTGCATGTTCAAACAATGACATTAATGTGCTAAACCAATTCAACGTGTTTAACGATATTTTGGAAGGACATGCTCCCAATGTGCAATATACAATCAATGGGACACCATATAATATGGGGTATTATTTAGCAGATGGTATATATCCCGAGTGGGCTACATTTGTCAAGACCATTTCAATGCCACagggagaaaagaaaaagttatttGCTCAACATCAAGAATCAGCTAGAAAAGATGTGGAGCGGACATTTGGAGTGCTTCAATCTCGATTTGCAATTATACGTGGCCCAGCACGTGCCTGGCACATGGACACCCTCAAGCATACCATATATGCATGCATCATATTACACAACATGATTGTTGAAAACGAACGACATACATATGGAGGTAATTTTGATTACTATTATGATAATGTGGATGACAACAACTCAACAACCGAAACATTTAGCGGTCCTCATCCGAATCTTGTAACAAGACTACAAAGAAGAGCAAGTATTCGAGAAAAACAAGTTCATCGTCAACTTCAAGGAGATTTAATCGAGTATATTTGGGAATGTTTTGGACATATAGATGATgaaatttaagtttaatttattatgtgatgttatttatttttattatttttaattatatgtcatgtatttgagattaatattaattatcattttaaattataagtttaatttgaattttatttattttatatcaattttaatttaaataatttaaattattattttaattgttataaaatttaatatgaataaaatattaataaataaagtaaaattgtGGGACCAAATATGAGTTCTTaagagttgcaccattggagcgAAAAATTAGTTGAGTTGCTTCAAGCTGACTTGGCTTAATAGGTCCCACAAGGAACCCAAAAATGGgttcaccattggagatgctcttaatAAGGGTGTATTTTTATTAGGCCCATTATGAATAGTGACTAAGTGGTGGTGGTATCACTTTTTATAATTTTAGAAGTAGTAgcataaaaagaaaagaaggaaagcgtgaaaagaaaaagaagaaaaagagaaaggaggttagggttgtgaagaggagaagaaggagacccaaagtgttgctctcaagtgtcatttttctccaattttccattgaatcttcttagagctgcactcaatccaaggtaaggggagattcttactacctaaatgaaaatatgatggattgtatgtgggtttagggtatagAATGCATTGTGTTgtgtaaattttattttctgtcacTGTTTGAAAATGTTGATGTTCATTGAATTTGGAAATAATGTCGAGTGTTGTGCGTATTGAAATTGatgaaaaaaggaagaaaaaagaaaaatgggATAGGCTGTCGGTCGGTGTGTGTAGTAGAAGGGGGTGCCGAGCGGCACACCCCATTTTAATCCACTTACGGATAGCATGTTCTGTTATTTCATTTTCTTGTTGTGGGTATTGTTCTCTTTCCATGTTCCATGTTCATACTacctaagatatatatatatatatatatatatatatatatatatatatatatatatatatatatatatatatatatatatatatatatatatatatatatatatatatatatatatatatatatatatatatgagatagaAATGAATTGCATACTATTATTAGAGGAACATATACACTAGTATGTTATATTGGAAAAAGGAACCATACTTATAGAACTAATGAAATGCAAAACAGTCCTGTTTGATCAAAATAGCTGAATTAAGCGATATAATTAGTTGTctggaatttgataaaaatttacgtggtagctatgTTTAATTGGTAGGTAAATGTGGTGgtgatattttgttgaaattgtgttattttacgaaccgaccgaaattgtgtggatttgaatatcctttatattaaatgttggttttagaatagaaaatgaaatagtaaattggaactaatgtagtgtaattattaattggttgatttaactaatagttgaattaatttcaataagtttaattgattggaataaatttagaattagatcaattattcggttaGCCTGTAAATTACAGTATCTTTAGAAATTGACCGTAAtagtgttttggttgaatatttatgttgaaaataatatattgctatgtcaatgatgttgttttgataattaacgaTATCTAATTAGTTAGATGTTAATTTGAAAGTTGTTTGGCTTACTTGGTATATTGGCATATTGCGATTATTTTGAGAATTCACCGAAAATTGTGATTTTGCTTTGGATGCTTTTGTTGCGGTTAATATTGTGATTTGCCAATATGATTATTATCGTGCATTGTTATGTGGATAGCCTTGTGGTGTGAATCCTAGCGGATTttaatatcatatatatatttctATGAGTTGACTAAGTTGTGTTGAGAGTCTTTGgttaaagttgaacggtgtgatgttgatatgtgaccgtggttgttgttgtatttttgttaAGTTGTATTGTGAGCCTAGGGCTAAAGTTGAActgtgtgatgttgatatgtggccgttgttgttggtgttgtcgTTATGTCGTTGTTGCtaagttgttgtcgttgttgtgattGTTGCATTCATTACATAAAGCATGCCTGAAATTATGGCAACCATgttgaaagttgaaggcttatgccttggccttgatggcaccgcgttgaaggcttatgccttattgAAATGCCTCAGAATTTCTGGCAATTGATagcgttgggagttttactccaatggtaccacatgcatatgcacggttgagtcgcatttgagtcgTTGTCATTTATTGTTGGCTAGAGTTGTTGTTTATGCATCGTGATGCTTATATGTGACTTGTTggagatgcttatatgttgataccgatgcttatatgttgatggttgaagatgttcatatgttgatatcatgactacttgttgatgatgttgtttgtgttgtttatgttgatgctGTGTGaagcggtgattcatttatatactttacctaatatatgatttatcatgatcctatttatatagtttgatatctcatccTTATTTTTGATGTTTCCCCTACAATGGAAAATGGACAAGTACTCATgtatagttgtggaagtttgttgcttcatcgagtcctgttggtgtgtcgctctgatatgtagcactcgggggggtcGTTTATATTGTTATTTCTATGTTGTCgatgtttttaattgttgttattataaccgttgaatccaagttgaataatatgaagtacttcTTATACTTCCAAGTTATTTGAAGTGAGATAAGTTGATAGTTGATTGTtaattcgaatgctatgtatcattgttgaatgaaatacaagttgaagttctaagttgatatgtgatacccCAATGTgttatttgaaattttaaaatactctgatatttttcgcattataatttcgggtagaatttggggtgttacagtaggCATGTCAGGCCTATTCCCACCCTTAGTAATAGTTTTTAATCTcacttaaaataatattaattaatgataAAATTGTGAGTTACCATTTTTAATAAgagttattttgtttttaataaccattattgtatatataaatatgtattaGTGAAGGAAAGTTACATATTTATATTATACATTTTGGCTaagtcttcatcattctcttcaaatAATTGATACTTTtgattatttttcctattatcaCCTAACTCTTAACTATGATTTGTTTTATATTGCAGATGATTCAACTTATTTTATTATAACAATCATTCTATATTCTAACTAtactttattttgtattttttactgTAGATCTTCATCCTCCTATTCAAACAATGTTCACAAGATACTCACTTTATGATTTTgtatctatttttatttatttttgttatttctaAACATATATGTTAATTATTCTTTGATTTATGTGGCATGCTTAAGACTCAATTTTACTCTATTATATAAGTTATGTAAATACTTTAGTTATattattttgtaataatttttgaGAATAAATATAGTATTATGTTATCTACTTCTGCACTTCTCTCTTCTTTTCATAACCTAATttgaatataataatttttaggtGAATAAAAAGAAGTAAGAAAATTTATATTGTTGCTACTTTTGTATCATTACTATTTGAGAATTATATCAAAAATGGAAACTCATGTAAATATATGtctttaatcaaaatattttagagatatatgtgtttgatttaatttatttacttaattattgaAGAATTTCAAAGGACTTCAAAAAGAATTTATGCATAcaaaaaatgtgttttaattgtattataatttttttagtgaTTTTCATAATAGATTATCTAAGAGGTatgtatttttttcttatttgcaATCGTTAGTTTACTATgagtatgtaatatttaatttaagtaagattaaaatgattaacatgaaataaattaatttattttaaaaatatatgttataatttttttgggGTTATAATTTATTAATGAATTCTCATAGTATTTATaccaataataatgataattgaagttataaaatactaacaattgtgtaagaaacaaaagatgaatgatgataatgataatactAATTAAACTTATAAAGGATACTATACTATAATGCTTAAGAGGTAAGAATAATAGGAGTACTAATATGGTAgtgaatataaataaaattttagtgaTTGTCATAATAGATTATCTAATAGGTATGCATTTGCATATTCTAACAATGCTCTTTCATTctttttatgtttatgtttatagttttttctctcttttttaaaacattataacaaaaaaatatttgatttttgttaCACATCATTTCAATAATAgtctttttatataaataatatgtatgatttctattttatttcacACATCAAttgaatcctataaattaaattattattattattattattattattattattaatataataatagttattaacTATCTCCATGTATCCTTTTAAATTacataattatttacataaataAAATTGCAAAATAAACTTTAGCGGTAAGTTATAATCGATTTAATTGTAAGTTATCAAATtatgaatattatttttaaagttaTGCAATGATagagtatttaattaattataatatataaataatatattttatgaataattaatttattttttttaatggatGAGAAATATGAGGACTAATCTAAAAAAAACTTTTATCATAAAAGTATATTTAAGAATCAAAATATCactgtttaaaaaaatattaagatagctttgctaaaaaaaattaagaggaaattaCAGTAACCTCCCCTGAATTATATCAAAACATAAGTAACCTCCCCTCTATTTTTTCAAGCATCACATACCTCCCCTCCGTAATAGTCTGTGAACTTTCCGTTAGAATAGAAACGTTACAATATAAATCCTATTAATTAAAACCTTTTTATATTCCTTCTAAAAACAATatataaagaaactttttgtttcTCAGATTTTCATCTTTTTTAGTCTTTCTCTTTCACTCATCTCCGCCTACCTTCTAGTCTTTCTCTTTCACTCATCACCGGCTTTAATTTTTTCTTTCGTCAACACTCATCATTGTTCTTGCCGATTCATGCACCATCATTCTTCTTGTTCTCGTGTACTTACATACGTGTTGTGGTTCTTGTTTCACGCGTCGCCGTGTTGCCGTTCTAAGAGTACTTGTCAACGGTATTTCCGTATCAGTGATCGTTCTTGTTATATTTGTCTCCATTCTTGTTGTTTGTGTTGCCGTATCGTTGTTATCACTATTATCTACGCAAGTGTCACAATCAGGTATCTATTcatattaatttttcattttttttatttagaatgGCTATGAACACATATTTATACAATTTTAATGTGACTGTGTTATTATAAAAGATAGCTCACAAATGGAGAACAATGGCTATGATACACCTAACACAGGATGTGTGCATTTGTTGGTGCATTTTGGTGAAGAATCGAGTATTCCACTGTTGAACATTGATCCTGACCGTTACTCctattttgatttggttgatgaCATTAGTGGATTGGCTATCAATGGTAGATTGAATAGTACAGGTTTATCCTTTTCCATTTCTTTCTGTCATCCCACTAGTAAGTCAAAAATCCTCATTGAAAATGATTCGGATATTCTTGATATGTTTAAACTTTATAACATGTGTAGTTGTATTCATGTTTATGCAACATCATTAGTTAATCATGAGCTCTCTAATATTATAATAAGTGAAACCAATGAGGAATGGAGAGTGAATGACGAACTTAGTGATTATGAAGAAAAACATGAtcttattgtttttgaaaattctgACGAAGATAAAGTGTCAATTTATTCTGATAAAGGTCTGAAAGGAAAGATATTTGCTCCCGAGTTTGATGGAAAAGTAAAACTAGAAGTTGGTCTATTATTTGGTGATGTGAATGAGTTTAGAGCTACTCTTAGAGATTTTGTTATACAAGAGGGGTTTGAGATTAAGAGGATAAAAAATGAAAAGGCAAGGGTAACGGCTAGATGTGTCGTAGATGGTTGTTGTTGGCGCATTCATGCATCTCCTGCACCAGATGGTTTAACATATAAGATTAAGTCATACAACCCAAACCATTCTTGCATTAGAACAACAAAGAACTCAAATGCTACATCTACTTGGATCGCAGGGAAGTTAAAAAGCAAGTTAAAGGCTGACCCAAATATGAGTTATGCGGGTATGAAACAAGAACTATTGGATAATTATGGTATAGAACCAAGTAATGTCGGTCAACTTTATCGCGCAAAGAAAAAAGTGAGACAAGATACTAAAGAGTTTCATGCACTTTCATTAATAACTTGCCATCTTGGGCCAACCTTGCTTTGGAGACAAATCCTGGATCTATTATAAAACTTGAGTTGGAACCTAGAATCAACCAAAACCCcatatttaaaaggttttttgttTGCTTAAATGCAATGAAAAGTGGATTTGTGAAAGGTTGTAGACCTTGGTTTGGAATTGATGGATGTCATCTAAAAGGACCATATGGGGGAGTACTACTATTAGCTGTGGCAGTTGATGGAAACAAAGGCATATTTTCGATTgcctttgttgttgttgaagttgaatGTAAGGACTCGTGGATGTTTTTTCTCACTTTGTTGGATAATGCATTAAAGTCTATTCCTGAATGGCAAGATAAGCATGTGACAATTATGTCAGATATGCAAAAGGTTAGTGATTgtctaattttattttaagtcATACTTGATTGCCTAATTTGATTTGTGTAACTCATACTGTTTATTTAATAGGCGTTGCAAAATGCAGTCGTGGAAGCATTTCCGTATGCCAAACACCGGtaacattttcaaaataattgCATGACAATTACTTGTATATTctttatatgcttttatatttatactaaatatatattttttatacttATAGGTATTGTTGTAATCATTTGCtaaacaatttcaaactaaaGTTTAGAACATTACTTCTTAGCACACAATTTTGGACTGTTGCAATGGCATATAATGAATTTATGTTTGAGAAAGCTATGGAAAAGCTCAAAAATATTAGTGTTGAGGCTGCAAATTGGATGTTAGATCGTGAAAGGCCTAAAAACATGTGGGCTAGACATACTATTGACTCCGTATGTAAGTCTGATCATGTAACAAACAATGTCACAGAGTCCTTTAATAGTTGGTTGGGAGACGATAGAAAGAAGACAATTTTGTCTATGATTGAGTCGATTACATGTAGGTTGATGGCTAGAtttcaaaaaatatatgaaaaaggaTGTGAGTTTAATAACATTGTCACGCCTAAGATTATAAAGGTGCTTGACACAACAATGCAAGATGGAAGAGTGTGTAGAGTCACATATGCGGGTGACGATGAGTTTGGAGTGAGAGACGGATATAGTACTTTTGTGGTGAACTTGAGGAGTCAAACATGTGGGTGTGGTTATTGGAGGATAACAGGTTTACCATGCAAGCATGCATGTGCATGCATTACACACAAAAGAGAAAATGTAGAGATGTTTTGTGATACAAGTTATACTACTAAAATATATTCCTTATGTTACAATAATATTATACATCCTATGCCTGAATTAGATGAAAAAAATAGAGGTTCTTATGAACAAATTGATCCTCCCGTGTTGAGGAGGTTGTCGGGCCGACCAAGAGTTAATAGGAAGAGGAGTGTAGTTGAAGGTCCGAGTGGTTCACAGGATGCGAGAAGATCAAACACAGTTAGGTGCGGGAATTGCAAAGAGTTTGGACATAACATACTAGGATGTCAGAGAGATAAAACTAAAAAACAGGTATGACTATATTCAATTATTTAGAACACATAATTGATGACATGGATTATaatatgtttgatttatttgcaGAAAAAACTACAGGTGCGGCGTAAAGGACAAAGCTCTAATGGAAATGCAACTTGTTCAAGTCAAATCActcataatatataattattgcaCTTATGGAAATATTTATTGgtttattttggaaaattttagaGATATTTAGTGATTTTTCTTGGTTTATCTTATCTACATACTAgtatttttgcaaaaaaaaaaatggttATATACTTAAGACTTATTAATTGGTTTATGTAGTTGAATTATCATGTGTTGTTGTTTGAATGGTTTGTTTAGATGAATTATTAATTCTTACTAATATTTGGAGATGAACTGATATGCTGATATGCTTTTTCCTGATATGTTAAGATGAACACAATGTGTGTAGAGTTGTAATTTATGTTGAATGCAGAATAGAAGAAATAAGAACAATATGACAGGATATATTTTTCAATGTGTATAATTTTCAATTAACTTGTGTATATAATAGGACAATGATGAATTGAATTTGTCTATTTTCAATGTCGTAAGGTGTAACTATTGTTCAATGCATGAGCTTCAATTTATCATGAATGCATATAGATAAtcaagtatttttttaaaatatcgtTACCATTCAATATAAGCAGAGCGGTGTAATTTTTAAAGAAGatatattgattaaaaaaacataatcatgtttttttatttaaatgttgaCAAAAAACTAACGGTGTTAGTTGGCAGAGAGGGTATTTACCTATTTAATAAAAGCTTAGGGGAGGTTAGTATCTAGTTTAAAATTAGAGGGGGTGTTAgtttcattttaataaattttaagggAGTTGAGTGTAATTTAcccaaaaattaataaataataaaattttagaatCATTAAtgcctaaaaaattaaaaacaaaactctttaaaatttcatattaatttttaaaatcaatatttctttaatttaagtatTGAAATGAGAATAGTTAATTTATTGAGATGATTAACCCATAATAAATAACCAGGTCACAACATATCTCTTCCAttacaataaacaaacaaacaaaaatcatgaGAATATGAATGAAGTTACTTGATTAAAATAGGAACACCGAAGAAAAAATCAATGTGGTAAGatataatatgattttaaaaatataaaaaaatctagACAATATATGATTTAAAACACTTTTTGGCCTTcactttgaataaaaaaaattcttagcTTTTGTAAATTATAGACTAAAC is part of the Vicia villosa cultivar HV-30 ecotype Madison, WI linkage group LG2, Vvil1.0, whole genome shotgun sequence genome and encodes:
- the LOC131650408 gene encoding uncharacterized protein LOC131650408, yielding MKSGFVKGCRPWFGIDGCHLKGPYGGVLLLAVAVDGNKGIFSIAFVVVEVECKDSWMFFLTLLDNALKSIPEWQDKHVTIMSDMQKALQNAVVEAFPYAKHRYCCNHLLNNFKLKFRTLLLSTQFWTVAMAYNEFMFEKAMEKLKNISVEAANWMLDRERPKNMWARHTIDSVCKSDHVTNNVTESFNSWLGDDRKKTILSMIESITCRLMARFQKIYEKGCEFNNIVTPKIIKVLDTTMQDGRVCRVTYAGDDEFGVRDGYSTFVVNLRSQTCGCGYWRITGLPCKHACACITHKRENVEMFCDTSYTTKIYSLCYNNIIHPMPELDEKNRGSYEQIDPPVLRRLSGRPRVNRKRSVVEGPSGSQDARRSNTVRCGNCKEFGHNILGCQRDKTKKQKKLQVRRKGQSSNGNATCSSQITHNI
- the LOC131650406 gene encoding uncharacterized protein LOC131650406, with product MLEAVASQDLWIWHAFFGIACSNNDINVLNQFNVFNDILEGHAPNVQYTINGTPYNMGYYLADGIYPEWATFVKTISMPQGEKKKLFAQHQESARKDVERTFGVLQSRFAIIRGPARAWHMDTLKHTIYACIILHNMIVENERHTYGGNFDYYYDNVDDNNSTTETFSGPHPNLVTRLQRRASIREKQVHRQLQGDLIEYIWECFGHIDDEI